In Candidatus Kaelpia imicola, the DNA window CTATTTACCCCCAAAGTTAGAATAGATTTAGAAAATATCATTGCTAAGTTTTTAAAGTACCATATATCCTTCAGCTCTAAAAGCTGGAGCGAGTTAAACTCTGAGCCTGCTTGCAGATGATTAGAGATAATCTTATCAAGAGGGCTCTCTTTGTTTCGCTTCTGTTTCATTTTGCGCTTTTAGTTCCTTGGCGAGGTATATCTCTTATTAAACCTAATAAGAATAGAGTTTCAGGGGCAGAGCCTGTGGTAGTCTCTTACAAGATATCTAACAAAAAGGAAGTCGAAATCCAAAAAGTTGAAGTTTTGAAGAGAGATCAAAAGGCCGAAGCTAAGGACTCAGAGAGGAAGCCTTTTGAAGGCTTAAAAGATGATATTACACTGGTGGAGAAGGAGAAACATGAACAGAGCTCTTATTTAATTGAAGAGGATGAGATTGTAAGCCTTTCAGGAAAGATGA includes these proteins:
- a CDS encoding energy transducer TonB — protein: MIRDNLIKRALFVSLLFHFALLVPWRGISLIKPNKNRVSGAEPVVVSYKISNKKEVEIQKVEVLKRDQKAEAKDSERKPFEGLKDDITLVEKEKHEQSSYLIEEDEIVSLSGKMNSHVVPAILIEYYSSIREEIKKKAFYYKPVQGRGAVTVLFGIDSKGLLKRLTIDDIRSTNQKNLRTAALNSVKHAAPFSPFPPELKNSIITFSITIEFALGSN